A genomic segment from Amycolatopsis camponoti encodes:
- a CDS encoding WXG100 family type VII secretion target, with the protein MLTFPNSSAMDATASSGGPITILPQIVTGQPEQIAQHVVDLVKKAEQFLSMYTELTKAADQLGKIWSGAASESALKKISESLDQLTKIINVVQKGAELLGVSGTLIKTAQEAYRAVVSAVNPTVAALMSNWWTYGAAVALSTATSASLRAFITAIGALLKALGAVDLAQQITQLAQVIGQIEKLFHHDSGGAGATTPSIGNTPVTAPQAPSSVASPAGQQAVAGGSGGGIPQQPSFTDYTPPALATGGGSGTGTGANGATVPVTANGTPLNPSNSWIPVDHASTTPATGSVPPAPAPIPAPAPAHPDEVVIHTNLTTGESTVEAPGGQDFDLDIAMDYNGKHFSQHVGYDAAGN; encoded by the coding sequence ATGCTGACTTTCCCGAACTCCAGCGCGATGGACGCGACCGCGTCCTCGGGCGGGCCGATCACCATCCTGCCGCAGATCGTCACCGGCCAGCCGGAGCAGATCGCGCAGCACGTGGTCGACCTGGTCAAGAAGGCCGAGCAGTTCCTGAGCATGTACACCGAGCTCACCAAGGCCGCCGACCAGCTCGGCAAGATCTGGTCGGGCGCGGCGAGCGAGTCGGCGCTGAAGAAGATCAGCGAATCGCTCGACCAGCTCACGAAGATCATCAACGTGGTCCAGAAGGGCGCCGAGCTGCTCGGGGTCTCCGGGACGCTGATCAAGACCGCGCAGGAGGCCTACCGCGCGGTCGTCTCGGCGGTGAACCCGACGGTCGCCGCGCTGATGTCGAACTGGTGGACCTACGGCGCGGCGGTCGCTTTGTCGACCGCGACGAGCGCGTCGCTGCGGGCGTTCATCACCGCTATCGGCGCGCTGCTCAAGGCGCTCGGCGCGGTCGACCTCGCCCAGCAGATCACCCAGCTCGCGCAGGTCATCGGCCAGATCGAGAAGCTCTTCCACCACGACTCCGGCGGTGCGGGCGCGACGACGCCGTCGATCGGGAACACCCCGGTCACGGCGCCCCAGGCCCCGTCGTCGGTGGCGAGTCCGGCCGGGCAGCAGGCGGTGGCGGGCGGGAGCGGCGGGGGGATCCCGCAGCAGCCTTCGTTCACCGACTACACCCCGCCCGCGCTCGCCACCGGCGGCGGTTCGGGCACCGGCACGGGAGCGAACGGCGCGACCGTGCCGGTGACCGCCAACGGGACCCCGCTGAACCCCTCGAACAGCTGGATCCCCGTCGACCACGCTTCGACGACGCCGGCCACCGGTTCGGTTCCCCCGGCCCCGGCTCCGATCCCCGCGCCGGCGCCCGCGCACCCCGACGAGGTCGTCATCCACACCAACCTCACCACCGGTGAGTCCACTGTGGAGGCTCCGGGCGGTCAGGACTTCGACCTCGACATCGCCATGGACTACAACGGCAAGCACTTCAGCCAGCACGTCGGTTACGACGCGGCCGGGAACTAG
- a CDS encoding nucleotidyltransferase domain-containing protein — protein sequence MPAGTVLRVLDAVHPARVWLAGGWGIDALLGRRTREHRDLDLHPLVFAADGSAVQAAPAGTFPYPAAARPHGHAAPPRSLRRPHPLLAACIEVGQSRSATAARLSSPRRS from the coding sequence ATGCCCGCCGGCACCGTCCTGCGCGTGCTCGACGCGGTCCACCCCGCCCGAGTCTGGCTGGCCGGTGGCTGGGGCATCGACGCACTCCTCGGCCGCCGGACGCGGGAGCACCGCGACCTCGACCTGCACCCGCTCGTCTTCGCCGCGGACGGCTCGGCCGTGCAGGCCGCACCCGCGGGGACTTTCCCCTACCCCGCGGCCGCACGGCCTCACGGACATGCGGCACCTCCGCGAAGCCTTCGGCGTCCGCACCCGCTTCTAGCGGCCTGTATCGAAGTCGGTCAGAGCCGTTCGGCAACCGCGGCCCGGCTCTCGAGTCCCAGACGGTCGTGA
- the eccCa gene encoding type VII secretion protein EccCa, whose amino-acid sequence MSLSPERPSEIVLQSPPMLPKSSSGGMMQLMMFLPMMLGMGAMSFVYIGRDGGVMTYIFGALFICAMGGMVVMSLGRGGMAKKAQINDERRDYQRYLSGLRAQVRDIADGQRAAMIAVQPDPADLWAYVETGKLWDRRRTDGQFAQVRAGTGPQRLATPLKAPQTVPLEDLDPVCSTSLKHFIRTYSTVDDLPVALSLRSFAAVTVAGRRPDVLGLVRSLLCQLVTFHSPSDLRVAVCVPQDRQHDWEWAKWLPHATAAGAADAVGSRRLAADSAAGLAELLGADLGERPAFSRRAAAELDLPHLVVVVDGGTAHGEPRLIGEDGRLGVTVIEIGPEHPRTYSTERLLSLHTTPDSLGMVVGDATEQRLGFLGRPDILDRGAAEALARMLTPLHTPAAVVGDKPMSATFGLSGLLGIGDPRDTDTTITWAPRAARDRLRIPLGVNPEGRPVELDLKESAEGGMGPHGLVIGATGSGKSELLRTLVTALAVMHSSETLNLALIDFKGGATFAGMTGLPHTCAVITNLSDDLALVDRMADALNGELLRRQELLHAAGNYASVRDYEKARADGVALDPLPSLLVIIDEFSELLSARPEFIDLFVAIGRLGRSLGIHLLLASQRLEEGRLRGLDSHLSYRIGLRTFSASESRTVLGVADAYHLPPVPGSAYLKSDTETLIRLKAAYVSGELPPRSTVVREDGQELGVLPFSLAPVEIPVTTEISSAPSEDGTGETIIHAMLSRLEGRGPAAHQIWLPPLNEPPTLEQLLPPLGEDAARGLCPLGWGGNGKLTIPVALVDKPFEQRRDMLWADFSGAGGHALIVGAPQSGKSTLMKDIAGMLALTHTPAEVQLFVLDMGGGALAPIAGLPHTSGYATRRDAQRCRRVVAELTTLLEQREEFFSANGIESITTFRQRRAEFTESTDGREFGDVFLLVDNWTTIRQEYEQLEEQITGLAARGLGFGIHVIVSLNQWIGVRAQLRDAIGTRFELRLGDPMDSSIDRKVAVNVPADRPGRGITAEKLHFLAALPRIDGDQRPETVGAGGVDLVRKISDAWKGPRAPQVRLLPPEVPLDGLPAAPSRQVTLGIAESTLRPVYLDFAADPHFVAFGDVESGKSSLLRALAQGITSAYTPDEAAIIVADYRRGLLGAVPEAHLLGYAGAEGKLTELITECAQAMRNRLPGPSVTPEQLRNRSWWRGPELFVMVDDYELVATVGRNPLQPLLEFLPQARDIGLHVIIVRGSGGAGRALFEPVLQRLRELGSPGLIMSGTKDEGALLADVKPSPQPPGRGTLVSRRHGTGLVQVAWTKPAES is encoded by the coding sequence ATGAGCCTGTCGCCGGAGCGCCCTTCCGAGATCGTGCTGCAGTCGCCGCCGATGCTCCCGAAGAGCTCGTCCGGCGGGATGATGCAGCTGATGATGTTCCTGCCGATGATGCTCGGCATGGGCGCGATGTCGTTCGTCTACATCGGACGCGACGGCGGTGTGATGACCTACATCTTCGGCGCGCTGTTCATCTGCGCCATGGGCGGCATGGTCGTGATGTCGCTGGGCCGCGGCGGCATGGCGAAGAAGGCGCAGATCAACGACGAGCGCCGCGACTACCAGCGCTACCTGTCCGGGCTGCGGGCCCAGGTCCGGGACATCGCCGACGGCCAGCGCGCCGCGATGATCGCCGTCCAGCCCGACCCCGCCGACCTCTGGGCCTACGTCGAGACCGGGAAGCTGTGGGACCGGCGGCGCACCGACGGCCAGTTCGCGCAGGTCCGCGCGGGCACCGGGCCGCAGCGGCTGGCGACCCCGCTGAAGGCGCCGCAGACCGTGCCGCTGGAAGACCTCGACCCGGTGTGCTCGACCAGCCTCAAGCACTTCATCCGCACCTACTCGACGGTCGACGACCTGCCGGTGGCGCTGTCGCTGCGCTCGTTCGCCGCGGTCACCGTGGCCGGGCGGCGGCCGGACGTGCTCGGCCTGGTGCGGTCGCTGCTGTGCCAGCTCGTCACCTTCCACTCCCCGTCCGACCTGCGGGTCGCGGTGTGCGTCCCGCAGGACCGGCAGCACGACTGGGAGTGGGCGAAGTGGCTGCCGCACGCGACGGCGGCCGGTGCGGCCGACGCCGTCGGCTCCCGTCGCCTGGCCGCCGACTCGGCGGCCGGCCTGGCCGAGCTGCTCGGCGCGGACCTCGGCGAACGTCCCGCGTTCAGCCGGCGCGCGGCGGCCGAGCTGGACCTGCCGCACCTGGTGGTCGTCGTCGACGGTGGCACCGCCCACGGCGAGCCCCGGCTGATCGGCGAGGACGGCCGGCTCGGCGTCACGGTCATCGAGATCGGGCCGGAACACCCGCGGACGTACTCGACCGAGCGGCTGCTGAGCCTGCACACCACCCCCGACTCCCTGGGCATGGTCGTCGGCGACGCCACCGAGCAGCGGCTCGGGTTCCTCGGCCGCCCGGACATCCTGGACCGCGGCGCCGCGGAGGCGCTGGCCCGCATGCTGACGCCGTTGCACACCCCGGCCGCCGTCGTCGGCGACAAGCCGATGTCGGCGACGTTCGGGTTGTCCGGGCTGCTCGGCATCGGCGACCCGCGCGACACCGACACGACCATCACGTGGGCGCCGCGCGCCGCGCGCGACCGGCTGCGGATCCCGCTGGGCGTCAACCCGGAGGGCCGCCCGGTGGAGCTGGACCTCAAGGAGTCGGCCGAGGGCGGGATGGGCCCGCACGGCCTGGTCATCGGCGCGACCGGCTCCGGCAAGAGCGAGCTGCTGCGGACGCTGGTGACGGCGCTGGCGGTGATGCACTCGTCGGAGACGCTGAACCTGGCGCTGATCGACTTCAAGGGCGGCGCGACCTTCGCCGGGATGACCGGTCTGCCGCACACCTGCGCCGTCATCACGAACCTGTCCGACGACCTCGCGCTGGTCGACCGCATGGCCGACGCGCTCAACGGCGAGCTGCTGCGGCGCCAGGAACTGCTGCACGCGGCCGGGAACTACGCGTCGGTGCGCGACTACGAGAAGGCGCGCGCGGACGGCGTGGCGCTCGACCCGCTGCCGTCGCTGCTGGTGATCATCGACGAGTTCAGCGAGCTGCTGTCCGCGCGGCCGGAGTTCATCGACCTGTTCGTCGCGATCGGCAGGCTCGGGCGCTCGCTCGGCATCCACCTGCTGCTGGCGTCGCAGCGGCTGGAGGAGGGCCGGCTGCGCGGGCTCGACTCGCACCTGTCGTACCGGATCGGCCTGCGGACGTTCTCGGCCTCGGAAAGCCGGACCGTGCTGGGCGTCGCCGACGCCTACCACCTGCCGCCGGTCCCGGGCTCGGCGTACCTGAAGTCCGACACCGAAACGCTCATCCGGCTCAAGGCCGCGTACGTCTCCGGGGAGCTGCCGCCGCGCAGCACGGTCGTGCGCGAGGACGGGCAGGAGCTGGGCGTGCTGCCGTTCTCCCTGGCCCCGGTGGAGATCCCGGTGACGACGGAGATCTCCTCGGCGCCTTCGGAGGACGGCACCGGTGAGACGATCATCCACGCGATGCTCTCGCGCCTGGAGGGCCGCGGGCCGGCCGCGCACCAGATCTGGCTGCCGCCGCTGAACGAGCCGCCGACGCTGGAGCAGCTCCTGCCGCCGCTGGGCGAGGACGCCGCGCGCGGCCTGTGCCCGCTCGGCTGGGGCGGCAACGGCAAGCTGACCATCCCGGTCGCGCTGGTGGACAAGCCGTTCGAGCAGCGCCGCGACATGCTGTGGGCCGACTTCTCCGGCGCGGGCGGGCACGCGCTGATCGTCGGCGCCCCGCAGAGCGGCAAGTCGACGCTGATGAAGGACATCGCGGGCATGCTCGCGCTGACGCACACCCCGGCCGAGGTGCAGCTGTTCGTGCTGGACATGGGCGGTGGCGCGCTGGCCCCGATCGCCGGGCTGCCGCACACGTCCGGCTACGCCACCCGCCGCGACGCGCAGCGCTGCCGCCGGGTCGTCGCCGAGCTGACGACGTTGCTCGAACAGCGCGAAGAGTTCTTCTCCGCCAACGGGATCGAGTCGATCACGACGTTCCGCCAGCGGCGCGCGGAGTTCACCGAGAGCACCGACGGACGCGAGTTCGGCGACGTGTTCCTGCTGGTGGACAACTGGACCACGATCCGCCAGGAGTACGAGCAGCTGGAGGAGCAGATCACCGGGCTCGCCGCGCGCGGGCTCGGGTTCGGCATCCACGTGATCGTCTCGCTCAACCAGTGGATCGGCGTCCGCGCCCAGCTGCGCGACGCGATCGGCACGCGCTTCGAACTGCGCCTGGGCGACCCGATGGACTCCTCGATCGACCGCAAGGTCGCGGTGAACGTCCCGGCCGACCGGCCCGGGCGCGGCATCACGGCGGAGAAGCTGCACTTCCTCGCGGCGCTCCCCCGCATCGACGGCGACCAGCGCCCGGAGACGGTCGGCGCGGGCGGCGTCGACCTCGTCCGGAAGATTTCCGACGCGTGGAAGGGACCGCGCGCGCCGCAGGTCCGGCTGCTGCCCCCCGAGGTGCCCCTGGACGGGTTGCCCGCGGCGCCTTCGCGTCAGGTCACCTTGGGCATCGCCGAATCGACGTTGCGGCCGGTGTACCTGGACTTCGCGGCGGACCCGCACTTCGTGGCCTTCGGCGACGTCGAGTCCGGCAAGAGCTCGTTGCTGCGTGCTCTGGCGCAGGGCATCACGTCGGCGTACACCCCGGACGAGGCGGCGATCATCGTGGCGGACTACCGCCGCGGTCTGCTGGGCGCGGTGCCGGAGGCGCACCTGCTGGGCTACGCGGGAGCCGAGGGCAAGCTGACGGAGCTGATCACCGAGTGCGCCCAGGCCATGCGCAACCGGCTGCCGGGTCCGTCGGTGACGCCGGAGCAGCTGCGCAACCGGTCGTGGTGGCGCGGGCCGGAGCTGTTCGTCATGGTGGACGACTACGAGCTGGTGGCGACGGTGGGGCGGAACCCGTTGCAGCCATTGCTGGAGTTCCTCCCGCAGGCGCGGGACATCGGGCTGCACGTGATCATCGTCCGCGGGTCGGGAGGGGCCGGGCGGGCGTTGTTCGAGCCGGTCCTGCAGCGGCTGCGGGAGCTGGGCTCGCCGGGGTTGATCATGTCGGGCACGAAGGACGAAGGGGCGTTGCTGGCCGACGTGAAGCCGTCGCCGCAGCCACCGGGCCGGGGGACGCTGGTGTCCCGGCGGCACGGGACGGGGCTGGTGCAGGTGGCGTGGACCAAGCCTGCGGAGTCCTGA
- a CDS encoding YbaB/EbfC family nucleoid-associated protein, which translates to MTDPYAVPDMDELLAQVRKQTEEVQRIQRTVEAMEVKAHSRQNEVTVTLRGDGRFTSIDIDPRAIREYDARNLSEIVLEAVNAGLQKLAEASNAKFAPVISAAKNV; encoded by the coding sequence GTGACCGATCCGTACGCGGTGCCGGACATGGACGAGCTGCTCGCGCAGGTGCGCAAGCAGACCGAGGAGGTCCAGCGGATCCAGCGCACGGTCGAGGCGATGGAGGTCAAGGCGCACTCGCGGCAGAACGAGGTCACCGTCACCCTCCGCGGCGACGGCCGGTTCACCTCGATCGACATCGACCCCCGCGCGATCCGCGAGTACGACGCCCGCAACCTCTCGGAGATCGTCCTCGAGGCGGTGAACGCCGGGCTGCAGAAGCTCGCCGAGGCGTCGAACGCCAAGTTCGCCCCGGTGATCTCGGCCGCGAAGAACGTCTGA
- the eccD gene encoding type VII secretion integral membrane protein EccD encodes MTTASLTGTTRRVTVVTPRARVDVALPQQSTFAELVPQLVRLAGASGQASAEHPGWVLSRLGGAPLALGLSVAAAQIRDGEVLHLTPRERPRGPLLFDDVVDSIASVADSAGGWGPSVARRSGLVAAVVLLLAGGLLVQSAASGSVLAPIGTGLLALVLLLGGGALSRAYGDAEAGAAGAVAGVGVALLAGMSVLAPHPLFSLSAGPLAAGLAAVTVYGVLAAVSVADRLPWFVAITTAAGFGAITTGVVLLAGVSPVSAAAVVSVLSTALAAVAPMLSLRLARLPLPRVPDDMEAFRADEQPSLGTEMIGRTSRAQAVLTGLLVGLGLVVLASSVVLSAGGPWDAGLAAVLGLAWILRSRSYAGRVQRLVLVGFGVLSLVCAGVWLVASGNRTVVFAAGCAVVLAAVVCLVYATRVARGLRSPYWSRLLDVSEFLVLLSLVPFVGMIAGVYEAVRG; translated from the coding sequence ATGACCACCGCGTCTTTGACGGGCACGACCCGCCGGGTCACGGTGGTGACGCCGAGGGCCCGGGTGGACGTCGCGCTGCCGCAGCAGTCGACGTTCGCCGAGCTGGTGCCGCAGCTGGTGCGGCTGGCCGGGGCGTCCGGGCAGGCGTCGGCCGAACATCCGGGCTGGGTGCTGTCGCGGCTCGGCGGCGCGCCGTTGGCGCTCGGCCTGAGCGTGGCGGCCGCCCAGATCCGGGACGGCGAAGTCCTCCACCTGACCCCGCGGGAACGCCCGCGGGGTCCGCTGCTGTTCGACGACGTCGTCGACTCGATCGCGAGCGTCGCCGATTCCGCCGGCGGCTGGGGGCCGTCGGTCGCGCGGCGGTCGGGGCTGGTGGCCGCGGTGGTGCTGCTGCTGGCCGGCGGTCTGCTGGTGCAGTCGGCGGCGTCCGGCAGCGTCCTGGCCCCGATCGGGACGGGCCTGCTGGCCCTGGTGCTGCTCCTCGGCGGCGGCGCGCTGAGCCGCGCGTACGGCGACGCCGAGGCCGGCGCGGCCGGCGCGGTGGCGGGCGTCGGCGTCGCGCTGCTGGCCGGGATGTCCGTCCTGGCGCCGCATCCGCTGTTTTCGCTGTCGGCCGGGCCGTTGGCGGCCGGGCTGGCGGCGGTGACGGTGTACGGCGTCCTGGCGGCGGTCTCGGTGGCCGACCGGCTGCCGTGGTTCGTGGCGATCACGACCGCGGCGGGCTTCGGCGCGATCACGACGGGCGTGGTCCTGCTGGCCGGCGTTTCTCCCGTGTCGGCGGCCGCGGTGGTCTCGGTGCTGAGCACGGCTTTGGCGGCGGTGGCCCCGATGCTGTCGCTGCGCCTGGCCCGGCTGCCGTTGCCTCGAGTGCCGGACGACATGGAGGCGTTCCGCGCGGACGAACAGCCGTCGCTGGGCACGGAGATGATCGGCCGGACATCCCGGGCCCAGGCCGTGCTGACGGGACTGCTGGTGGGCCTGGGCCTGGTGGTGCTGGCGTCGTCGGTGGTGCTGTCGGCGGGCGGACCGTGGGACGCCGGGCTGGCCGCGGTGCTGGGCTTGGCGTGGATCCTGCGGTCGCGGTCGTACGCGGGCCGGGTCCAGCGCCTGGTGCTGGTCGGGTTCGGCGTGCTTTCGCTGGTGTGCGCCGGGGTGTGGCTGGTGGCGTCGGGCAACCGGACGGTGGTGTTCGCGGCGGGCTGCGCGGTCGTCCTGGCGGCGGTGGTGTGCCTGGTTTACGCGACGCGGGTCGCGCGCGGGCTGCGTTCGCCTTACTGGTCGAGGCTTTTGGACGTTTCGGAGTTTCTGGTGCTGCTTTCGCTGGTGCCGTTCGTGGGCATGATCGCGGGGGTGTACGAAGCCGTCCGCGGCTGA
- a CDS encoding WXG100 family type VII secretion target yields the protein MAGEYRAEPEAMRSSVGNVGGIIAHGINAVADLERLVVQPMSFAGFGSAVAAANAALHSSQVTAVRTLLQLLQQVNGLVKASADAYQAADRAAAAGYGGGHDGSTTPTSSIWGSSHASELATLAINDSAGAHGEPSSVGNVLRYLGDARLGRLGDHPITDTRFHGVADFNDWLAGDADNQARVGLIEVYAGTARTFSDVPGGVHSGDVVVVEPLLFSDRQPVIGVAGDGGRLYNHGLLDARIGGLAKVSVYRPASVVA from the coding sequence ATGGCCGGCGAGTACCGGGCGGAGCCCGAGGCGATGCGCTCGTCCGTCGGCAACGTCGGCGGCATCATCGCGCACGGCATCAACGCCGTGGCCGACCTCGAACGGCTCGTCGTGCAGCCGATGTCGTTCGCGGGCTTCGGCAGCGCCGTCGCCGCCGCCAACGCCGCCCTGCACTCCAGCCAGGTCACCGCCGTCCGCACGCTCCTGCAGCTGCTGCAGCAGGTCAACGGGCTGGTCAAGGCCAGTGCCGACGCTTACCAGGCGGCGGACCGGGCGGCGGCCGCCGGCTACGGCGGGGGTCACGACGGATCCACCACGCCCACGTCGTCGATCTGGGGCAGCTCACACGCCTCCGAGCTCGCCACCCTGGCGATCAACGACAGCGCGGGCGCCCACGGCGAGCCGTCGTCGGTCGGGAACGTGCTGCGCTACCTGGGGGACGCGCGGCTCGGCAGGCTCGGGGACCACCCGATCACCGACACGCGCTTCCACGGTGTCGCCGACTTCAACGACTGGCTCGCCGGCGACGCCGACAACCAGGCGCGCGTCGGCCTCATCGAGGTCTACGCCGGCACCGCGCGCACGTTCTCCGACGTTCCGGGCGGCGTGCACAGCGGGGACGTCGTGGTCGTCGAGCCGTTGCTGTTCTCCGACCGCCAGCCGGTCATCGGCGTCGCCGGCGACGGCGGCCGCCTGTACAACCACGGGCTCCTCGACGCCCGCATCGGCGGCCTGGCGAAGGTCAGCGTCTACCGGCCCGCCTCCGTCGTCGCCTGA
- a CDS encoding WXG100 family type VII secretion target — translation MWSSGVVDASGVVSSVLSGYRQVLVECQRRVTGDPGALSAAAQRVATQASTVSGKAKEIDESAKTLHADWDGDAYTAFATAAGKLGEELTDAATKLDDQAKRLSTAAQLVQSAKAAVDSVIAQFDQYAQQLTAQARAVNSGSVGAFIQAARQLGEQSVQAARQVVDEFSDALAELFPPEGTQRLEYKLGKKTWGPLGWLNGSTLDGRKRPRGAPSWFGNSGWKKLTWDGLEGTRAPKKADTPFGQPKPEGFKDKLGNNTEITYYKFKHEQDGLTPEYDGKITSKGWDVGASGHTELAAVKEELEAKGDWGPAAAHAKGTVFAGGEASASGTIGAHGVGAHANVFAGGKVEGEVAADVAGIGVGANGTLQYGIGAQLDAQATYDAGHIKVNFKAGAALGLGAGVGAKIDIDLPKLGHTITEYGGAAADYVGTAANDAANAVGSAWDDAVSYVGL, via the coding sequence ATGTGGTCCTCGGGGGTCGTCGACGCGTCGGGGGTGGTCAGCTCCGTGCTGTCCGGCTACCGGCAGGTCCTGGTCGAGTGCCAGCGGCGCGTCACCGGTGATCCCGGTGCGCTGAGCGCCGCGGCGCAGCGGGTCGCCACCCAGGCCTCGACGGTCTCGGGCAAGGCGAAGGAGATCGACGAGTCCGCGAAGACCCTGCACGCGGACTGGGACGGCGACGCCTACACCGCGTTCGCGACGGCCGCCGGGAAACTGGGCGAGGAGCTGACGGACGCCGCCACGAAGCTCGACGACCAGGCAAAACGGCTTTCGACGGCGGCGCAGCTCGTCCAGTCGGCGAAGGCCGCCGTCGACTCGGTCATCGCGCAGTTCGACCAGTACGCCCAGCAGCTGACCGCGCAGGCGCGCGCGGTGAACTCCGGCTCGGTCGGCGCGTTCATCCAGGCCGCGCGGCAGCTCGGGGAGCAGAGCGTCCAGGCCGCCCGCCAGGTCGTCGACGAGTTCTCCGACGCGCTGGCCGAGCTGTTCCCGCCCGAGGGCACCCAGCGGCTGGAGTACAAGCTGGGCAAGAAGACCTGGGGTCCCTTGGGCTGGCTCAACGGCAGCACCCTCGACGGGCGCAAGCGGCCGCGCGGCGCGCCGTCGTGGTTCGGCAACTCGGGCTGGAAGAAGCTCACCTGGGACGGCCTGGAAGGCACTCGCGCGCCGAAGAAGGCGGACACGCCGTTCGGGCAGCCGAAGCCCGAGGGGTTCAAGGACAAGCTCGGCAACAACACCGAGATCACGTACTACAAGTTCAAGCACGAGCAGGACGGGCTCACCCCGGAGTACGACGGCAAGATCACGTCGAAGGGCTGGGACGTCGGCGCGTCCGGGCACACCGAGCTGGCCGCGGTGAAGGAAGAGCTCGAAGCCAAGGGGGACTGGGGCCCGGCGGCGGCGCACGCCAAGGGCACGGTCTTCGCGGGTGGTGAAGCGAGCGCGTCCGGCACCATCGGGGCGCACGGCGTCGGCGCGCACGCGAACGTCTTCGCCGGCGGCAAGGTCGAAGGCGAGGTGGCCGCGGACGTCGCGGGCATCGGCGTCGGCGCGAACGGCACCCTGCAGTACGGCATCGGCGCGCAGCTCGACGCCCAGGCCACCTACGACGCCGGGCACATCAAGGTCAACTTCAAGGCGGGCGCGGCGCTCGGCCTCGGCGCCGGGGTCGGCGCGAAGATCGACATCGACCTGCCGAAGCTCGGCCACACCATCACCGAGTACGGCGGCGCGGCCGCGGACTACGTCGGGACCGCGGCGAACGACGCGGCCAACGCCGTCGGATCCGCTTGGGACGACGCCGTTTCCTACGTGGGGCTGTGA
- a CDS encoding S1 family peptidase codes for MRMSRAVAAAGAAAAALSLVSAGVADAQEDIIGGTTVSSAPWGAQIYWNNVTTYGGFECSGTIIAPQWVLTAQHCLNSPGMHVKVGNVTLQQGTNANVDQQKASPNGDIALLHLTTAVNTTYMKLGTGNPPAGSTNQIYGWGRTQGSSPPSSTLKTANVRVTGTSTDAFGGTAIASQGVNGSAWHGDSGGPQLSGGVQVGVCSTGSNSGSNTQGTQNYASVASSRSWIRTTAGV; via the coding sequence ATGCGAATGTCGAGGGCTGTTGCCGCGGCGGGTGCCGCCGCCGCGGCGCTGAGCTTGGTCTCAGCGGGGGTTGCGGACGCCCAGGAGGACATCATCGGCGGGACCACCGTCTCCTCCGCGCCGTGGGGTGCCCAGATCTACTGGAACAACGTGACGACCTACGGCGGGTTCGAGTGCTCGGGGACGATCATCGCCCCGCAGTGGGTGCTCACCGCGCAGCACTGCCTGAACTCGCCGGGCATGCACGTCAAGGTCGGCAACGTGACGCTCCAGCAGGGCACGAACGCCAACGTCGACCAGCAGAAGGCCTCGCCCAACGGCGACATCGCGCTGCTGCACCTGACGACCGCGGTGAACACGACCTACATGAAGCTCGGCACCGGGAACCCGCCGGCCGGGTCGACCAACCAGATCTACGGCTGGGGCCGCACCCAGGGCAGCAGCCCGCCGTCGAGCACCCTCAAGACCGCCAACGTCCGCGTCACCGGCACCAGCACCGACGCGTTCGGCGGCACCGCCATCGCCAGCCAGGGCGTCAACGGCTCGGCGTGGCACGGCGACTCCGGCGGGCCGCAGCTCTCCGGCGGCGTGCAGGTCGGCGTGTGCTCCACGGGCAGCAACTCCGGTTCGAACACGCAGGGCACGCAGAACTACGCGAGCGTCGCGTCGAGCCGCAGCTGGATCCGCACCACGGCCGGCGTCTGA
- a CDS encoding YdeI/OmpD-associated family protein, with product MKFRTQVLLGGKTATGLPVPADVVEALGAGKKPAVTVTLGGHTYRTTVASRGGQFLLSLSAENREKAGVAAGDDVEVEIALDTAPRELEIPPDLAAALAADETAKARFESLSYSGKQRFVLPIGQAKTEETRRRRVAKVITDLRAGK from the coding sequence ATGAAGTTCCGGACTCAGGTGCTGCTCGGCGGTAAGACGGCGACCGGCCTGCCGGTCCCCGCCGACGTCGTCGAGGCGCTCGGGGCGGGCAAGAAGCCCGCGGTCACCGTCACGCTCGGCGGGCACACCTACCGCACGACGGTCGCCAGCCGCGGCGGGCAGTTCCTGCTGTCGCTGAGCGCGGAGAACCGTGAGAAGGCCGGAGTGGCCGCCGGCGACGACGTCGAGGTGGAGATCGCCCTCGACACCGCGCCGCGCGAGCTGGAGATCCCCCCGGACCTGGCGGCGGCCCTCGCGGCCGACGAGACCGCGAAAGCCCGGTTCGAAAGCCTGTCCTACAGCGGGAAACAGCGGTTCGTGCTGCCGATCGGCCAGGCGAAGACCGAGGAGACCCGCCGGCGGCGCGTCGCCAAGGTGATCACGGACCTGCGCGCCGGGAAGTGA